In Pseudomonas sp. PDM14, a genomic segment contains:
- a CDS encoding aldehyde dehydrogenase — protein MTTLTRADWEQRAQSLKIEGRAFVHGEYVDAASGATFECLSPVDGRLLGLVASCDLADAERAVSDARATFESGVWSRLAPVERKKVMLRFADLIDAHAEELALLETLDMGKPISDSLSVDVPAASRAIRWSGEAIDKIYDEVAATPHNELGLVTREPIGVVAAIVPWNFPLLMTCWKLGPALSTGNSVVLKPSEKSPLTGVRIAQLAIEAGIPAGVFNVLPGFGHTVGKALALHMDVDTLVFTGSTKIAKQLMIYAGESNMKRVWLEAGGKSPNIVFADAPDLQAAAEAAASAIAFNQGEVCTAGSRLLVENSIKAQFVPLVVEAIKAWKPGNPLDPATNVGALVDTTQMNNVLSYIQAGHDDGAKLVAGGQRVLEETGGTYVQPTIFDGVNNAMRIAKEEIFGPVLSVIGFDSTEEAVAIANDTIYGLAAGVWTSNLSKAHLVAKALRAGSVWVNQYDGGDMTAPFGGFKQSGNGRDKSLHAFDKYTELKATWIKL, from the coding sequence ATGACAACCCTGACCCGTGCCGATTGGGAACAGCGTGCCCAGAGCCTGAAGATCGAAGGCCGCGCCTTCGTCCACGGCGAGTATGTGGATGCCGCGTCTGGCGCCACTTTCGAATGCCTGAGCCCGGTCGACGGGCGCCTGTTGGGTCTGGTCGCCAGTTGCGATCTGGCCGACGCCGAGCGTGCAGTGAGCGATGCCCGCGCCACCTTCGAGTCTGGTGTCTGGTCGCGCCTGGCGCCGGTCGAGCGCAAGAAGGTCATGCTGCGTTTCGCCGACCTGATCGACGCCCATGCCGAGGAGCTGGCCCTGCTGGAAACCCTGGACATGGGCAAGCCGATCAGCGACTCGCTGAGTGTCGACGTGCCGGCCGCCTCGCGCGCCATCCGCTGGAGCGGTGAGGCGATCGACAAGATCTACGACGAAGTGGCTGCCACCCCTCACAACGAACTGGGCCTGGTGACCCGCGAGCCGATCGGTGTGGTCGCGGCCATCGTGCCGTGGAACTTCCCGCTGCTGATGACCTGCTGGAAGCTCGGTCCGGCGCTGTCCACCGGTAACTCGGTGGTGCTCAAACCGTCCGAGAAGTCGCCGCTGACCGGTGTCCGCATCGCCCAGCTGGCCATCGAGGCCGGTATCCCGGCGGGCGTGTTCAACGTTCTGCCGGGCTTCGGCCACACCGTGGGCAAGGCCCTGGCCCTGCACATGGACGTCGACACCCTGGTGTTCACCGGGTCGACCAAAATCGCCAAGCAACTGATGATCTACGCCGGCGAATCGAACATGAAGCGCGTCTGGCTGGAAGCCGGCGGCAAGAGCCCGAACATCGTCTTCGCCGATGCGCCTGACCTGCAGGCCGCTGCCGAGGCGGCGGCCAGCGCCATCGCCTTCAACCAGGGCGAGGTCTGCACTGCCGGCTCACGCCTGCTGGTGGAGAACTCGATAAAGGCGCAGTTCGTGCCGCTGGTGGTCGAGGCGATCAAGGCCTGGAAACCGGGCAATCCGCTGGACCCGGCGACCAATGTCGGCGCCCTGGTCGACACCACCCAGATGAACAACGTGCTGTCCTACATCCAGGCCGGTCACGACGACGGCGCCAAGCTGGTCGCCGGCGGCCAGCGCGTGCTCGAAGAGACCGGCGGCACCTACGTGCAACCAACCATCTTCGACGGCGTGAACAACGCCATGCGCATTGCCAAGGAAGAGATCTTCGGCCCGGTGCTGTCGGTAATCGGTTTCGACAGCACCGAGGAAGCCGTGGCTATCGCCAACGACACCATCTACGGCCTGGCCGCCGGTGTGTGGACCAGCAACCTGTCCAAGGCGCACCTGGTGGCCAAGGCGCTGCGTGCCGGTAGCGTGTGGGTCAACCAGTACGATGGCGGCGACATGACTGCGCCATTCGGCGGCTTCAAGCAGTCCGGCAACGGCCGTGACAAGTCGCTGCATGCCTTCGACAAGTACACCGAACTGAAAGCCACCTGGATCAAACTATAA
- a CDS encoding cupin domain-containing protein, which produces MNIEQIVDFASATTTPEHYRPAAEKVLKGDPAQSVRNHYGSPCGQFNVGIWEGAIGQWTVNYTEHEYCEILQGVSVLRDADGNAKTVRAGDRFVIPAGFSGTWEVLEACRKVYVIFEQAKA; this is translated from the coding sequence ATGAACATCGAGCAGATCGTCGACTTCGCCAGCGCCACCACCACGCCCGAGCATTACCGCCCCGCCGCCGAAAAGGTGCTCAAGGGCGATCCGGCGCAAAGCGTGCGCAACCACTACGGCAGCCCGTGCGGCCAATTCAACGTGGGCATCTGGGAGGGCGCGATCGGCCAGTGGACGGTGAACTACACCGAGCACGAGTACTGCGAGATCCTCCAGGGCGTTTCCGTGCTGCGCGACGCCGACGGCAACGCCAAGACCGTGCGCGCCGGCGATCGCTTTGTCATCCCGGCCGGCTTCTCCGGCACCTGGGAAGTGCTCGAAGCCTGCCGCAAGGTCTATGTGATCTTCGAGCAGGCCAAGGCCTGA
- the rpmG gene encoding 50S ribosomal protein L33, with protein MRELIRLVSSAGTGHFYTTDKNKRTTPDKIEIKKFDPVVRKHVMYKEAKIK; from the coding sequence ATGCGTGAACTGATCCGTTTGGTGTCCAGCGCCGGTACCGGCCACTTCTACACCACCGACAAGAACAAGCGCACCACTCCGGACAAGATCGAGATCAAGAAATTTGATCCGGTCGTCCGTAAGCACGTGATGTATAAGGAAGCCAAGATCAAGTAA
- the rpmB gene encoding 50S ribosomal protein L28 has product MSRVCQVTGKGPVTGNNISHANNKTRRRFLPNLQHHRFWVESEKRFVRLRVSAKGMRIIDKRGIDVILSELRARGEKV; this is encoded by the coding sequence ATGTCGAGAGTCTGTCAAGTTACCGGTAAGGGTCCGGTAACCGGGAATAACATTTCCCACGCGAACAACAAAACCCGTCGTCGTTTCCTGCCGAACCTGCAGCATCACCGCTTCTGGGTCGAGTCCGAAAAGCGTTTCGTGCGTCTGCGCGTTTCTGCCAAAGGCATGCGTATCATCGACAAGCGTGGCATTGACGTCATTCTGTCCGAGCTGCGCGCTCGCGGCGAAAAGGTTTAA
- a CDS encoding ABC transporter substrate-binding protein: MRLAALPLLFAPLLGQAAVLSVCTEASPEGFDVVRYNSLTTTNAAADMLMSRLVEFDAGQGQLQPGLAERWAVSADGRVWDFHLRSGVKFHHTAWFQPTRTFNAEDVLFSFQRMLDPAHPWYKTAPSGYPHAQSMQWPTLIERIEAPDPHTIRFTLKRPDATFLASLSMGFASIYSAEYAAQLMRAGTPDALNRQPIGTGPFALKRFQRDAAVRYSANPDYFAGKPALDSVVFAITPEPVVRLQKLRRGECHIALSPKPLDVRSARQDTHLQVSETPAFMTAFVALNSQRPPLDKPQVRQAINLAFDRTSYLKAVFEGSAQAATGVYPPTTWSHARELTPYPHDPAKARALLAEAGLAGGFDTTIWTRPSGSLLNPNPSLGAQLLQADLVAVGIRAQIRVIEWGELIRRAKAGEHDLLFMGWAGDNGDPDNFLSPQFSCAAVKTGTNFARYCSEPLDSLIGQGKASAEQATRSDAYRQAQYIIHEQALWLPLAHPTASVLLSERVQGYQANPFGRQDFSRVSLRP; encoded by the coding sequence ATGCGCCTTGCCGCCCTGCCCCTGTTGTTCGCCCCGCTGCTCGGCCAGGCCGCCGTGCTCAGCGTCTGCACCGAGGCCAGCCCGGAGGGCTTCGACGTGGTGCGCTACAACTCGCTGACCACCACCAATGCCGCCGCCGACATGCTGATGAGCCGGCTGGTCGAATTCGATGCCGGCCAGGGGCAGCTGCAACCGGGCCTGGCCGAGCGCTGGGCGGTGTCCGCCGACGGCAGGGTCTGGGATTTCCACCTGCGCAGCGGGGTGAAGTTTCACCACACCGCCTGGTTCCAGCCCACGCGCACATTCAATGCCGAGGACGTGCTGTTCAGCTTTCAGCGCATGCTCGATCCGGCGCACCCGTGGTACAAGACCGCGCCCAGCGGCTACCCCCACGCCCAGTCGATGCAGTGGCCAACGCTGATCGAACGCATCGAGGCACCCGACCCGCACACCATCCGCTTCACCCTGAAACGCCCGGACGCGACCTTTCTCGCCAGCCTGAGCATGGGCTTCGCTTCTATCTATTCCGCCGAGTATGCCGCCCAGCTGATGCGCGCCGGCACGCCGGACGCCCTCAACCGCCAGCCGATCGGCACCGGCCCGTTCGCCCTCAAGCGCTTCCAGCGCGATGCCGCGGTGCGCTACAGCGCCAACCCGGACTACTTCGCCGGCAAACCGGCGCTGGACAGCGTGGTGTTCGCCATCACGCCCGAACCGGTGGTGCGCCTGCAGAAGCTGCGCCGCGGCGAGTGCCACATCGCCCTTTCTCCGAAGCCACTGGATGTACGCAGCGCGCGCCAGGACACGCACCTGCAGGTCAGCGAAACGCCAGCCTTCATGACGGCCTTCGTCGCCCTCAACAGCCAGCGGCCACCACTGGACAAACCGCAGGTGCGCCAGGCGATCAACCTGGCCTTCGACCGCACCAGCTACCTCAAGGCCGTATTCGAAGGCAGCGCCCAGGCCGCCACAGGCGTCTACCCACCCACCACCTGGAGCCACGCCCGCGAGCTGACACCCTACCCGCACGATCCAGCCAAGGCCCGCGCCCTGCTGGCCGAAGCGGGACTCGCGGGCGGTTTCGACACGACGATCTGGACGCGGCCATCAGGCAGCCTGCTCAACCCCAACCCGAGCCTGGGAGCGCAGCTTCTGCAGGCGGACCTCGTTGCGGTCGGCATCCGCGCGCAGATTCGCGTGATCGAGTGGGGCGAGCTGATCCGCCGTGCCAAGGCCGGCGAGCACGACCTGCTGTTCATGGGCTGGGCTGGCGACAACGGCGACCCGGACAACTTCCTCAGCCCGCAGTTTTCCTGCGCTGCGGTGAAGACCGGGACCAACTTCGCCCGCTACTGCAGCGAGCCGCTCGACAGCCTGATCGGCCAGGGCAAGGCCAGCGCCGAACAGGCCACACGCAGCGACGCCTATCGCCAGGCGCAGTACATCATCCATGAGCAGGCCTTGTGGCTGCCGCTGGCCCATCCGACGGCAAGCGTGCTGCTCAGCGAAAGAGTGCAGGGCTACCAGGCCAATCCCTTCGGCCGCCAGGACTTCTCGCGGGTCAGCCTGCGCCCCTGA
- the radC gene encoding RadC family protein, which translates to MSIRDWPAAERPREKLLDLGAAALSDAELLAIFLRTGVAGQSAVDLARHLLRDFGSLRALLEADLPSFSLRLGLGPAKFAQLQAVLEMGRRHLAERLKRDSALESPQAVRDYLKARLRHEPHEVFGCLFLDAKHRVIEFEALFHGSIDGASVYPRQVVKRALAQNAAAAILVHNHPSGVAEPSQADRVLTARLKEALALIEVRVLDHFIVGDGEPLSMAEYGWL; encoded by the coding sequence ATGAGTATTCGCGATTGGCCCGCGGCGGAGCGCCCGCGGGAAAAGCTTCTCGACCTGGGCGCAGCGGCTCTGAGCGATGCCGAATTGCTGGCGATTTTCCTGCGTACCGGGGTCGCCGGGCAGAGTGCGGTCGATCTTGCCCGACACCTGCTGCGTGACTTCGGCAGCCTGCGCGCGCTGCTTGAGGCAGACCTGCCATCCTTCAGCCTGCGCCTGGGTCTTGGCCCCGCCAAATTCGCCCAGTTGCAGGCGGTGCTGGAGATGGGCCGGCGCCATCTCGCCGAGCGTCTGAAGCGCGATTCCGCACTGGAAAGCCCGCAGGCGGTACGCGACTACCTCAAGGCGCGCTTGCGCCACGAGCCGCACGAGGTATTCGGCTGCCTGTTTCTCGATGCCAAGCACCGGGTGATCGAGTTCGAGGCGCTGTTCCACGGCAGCATCGACGGCGCCAGCGTCTACCCGCGGCAGGTGGTCAAGCGGGCGCTGGCGCAGAATGCCGCGGCAGCGATCCTGGTGCACAACCACCCTTCCGGCGTTGCCGAGCCGAGCCAGGCCGATCGCGTGCTGACTGCGCGATTGAAGGAAGCGCTGGCGCTGATCGAGGTGCGCGTGCTCGACCACTTCATCGTCGGTGACGGCGAGCCGCTGTCGATGGCCGAGTACGGCTGGCTGTAA
- the coaBC gene encoding bifunctional phosphopantothenoylcysteine decarboxylase/phosphopantothenate--cysteine ligase CoaBC → MQRLYRKRIVLGVGGGIAAYKSAELVRRLRDQGAEVHVVMTRGGREFITPLTLQALSGNPVHLDLLDPDAEAAMGHIELAKWADLVLIAPATADLMARLAQGVADDLLSTLVLATDAPVALAPAMNQAMWRDPATQANAERLQQRGMRLFGPASGSQACGDVGLGRMLEAEELAQRAADCFVGQALTGKHVLITAGPTQENIDPVRYITNHSSGKMGFALAEAAVEAGARVTLITGPVHLATPDRVNRIDVVSARDMLAACEAAMPCDILIASAAVADYRPEVVAQHKLKKDPTTGDGLLLQLVRNPDVLATLAGRTDRPFSVGFAAETENLLGYAARKLKDKNLDLIVANDVANPTIGFNSEENAITIIDRELHASSFAQTSKGKIARQLVAFIAERLTHA, encoded by the coding sequence ATGCAGCGGCTGTATCGGAAACGCATTGTCCTGGGCGTCGGCGGCGGCATTGCTGCGTACAAGAGCGCGGAGCTGGTGCGACGCCTGCGTGACCAGGGTGCCGAAGTGCATGTGGTGATGACCCGGGGCGGCCGTGAATTCATCACCCCGCTGACGCTGCAGGCGCTGTCCGGCAACCCGGTCCACCTTGATCTGCTCGACCCCGACGCCGAAGCCGCCATGGGTCATATCGAACTGGCCAAGTGGGCCGATCTGGTCCTGATCGCGCCCGCCACTGCCGACCTCATGGCGCGATTGGCCCAAGGCGTCGCCGATGACCTGCTGAGCACCCTGGTACTCGCCACCGATGCCCCCGTGGCCCTGGCGCCGGCGATGAACCAGGCGATGTGGCGCGACCCGGCGACCCAGGCCAATGCCGAGCGCCTGCAACAGCGCGGCATGCGCCTGTTCGGCCCGGCCTCGGGCAGCCAGGCCTGCGGCGATGTCGGCCTGGGGCGCATGCTCGAAGCCGAAGAGCTGGCGCAACGCGCCGCCGACTGCTTCGTCGGCCAGGCGCTGACCGGCAAGCACGTGCTGATCACCGCCGGGCCGACCCAGGAAAACATCGACCCGGTGCGCTACATCACCAACCACAGCTCGGGGAAAATGGGCTTCGCCCTGGCCGAGGCGGCGGTGGAAGCCGGCGCCCGCGTGACCCTGATCACCGGCCCCGTGCACCTGGCCACGCCAGACCGGGTCAACCGCATCGACGTGGTCAGCGCCCGCGACATGCTCGCCGCCTGCGAGGCCGCGATGCCCTGCGACATCCTCATCGCCTCTGCCGCCGTGGCCGACTACCGCCCGGAAGTGGTCGCCCAGCACAAGCTGAAGAAGGACCCGACCACCGGCGACGGCCTGCTCCTGCAACTGGTGCGCAACCCGGATGTGCTCGCCACCCTGGCCGGCCGCACAGACCGCCCGTTCAGCGTCGGCTTCGCCGCCGAAACCGAGAACCTGCTGGGCTATGCGGCGCGTAAGCTGAAGGACAAGAACCTCGACCTGATCGTCGCCAATGACGTGGCCAACCCCACCATCGGCTTCAATAGCGAAGAGAACGCCATCACCATCATCGACCGCGAGCTGCACGCCAGCAGTTTCGCGCAGACCAGCAAAGGCAAGATCGCCCGCCAGTTGGTGGCGTTCATCGCCGAGCGCCTGACCCACGCCTGA
- the dut gene encoding dUTP diphosphatase: MHALQAKILDPRLGNEFPLPQYATPGSAGLDLRAMLDAELVLEPGQTVLLPTGLSIYIGDPGLAALILPRSGLGHKHGIVLGNLVGLIDSDYQGELMVSCWNRGQTPFTIAIGERIAQLVLVPVVQAHFELVEEFDESQRGAGGFGHSGSH; the protein is encoded by the coding sequence ATGCACGCTTTGCAAGCCAAAATCCTCGACCCGCGCCTGGGCAACGAATTCCCCCTGCCGCAGTACGCCACGCCAGGCTCGGCCGGGCTGGACCTGCGAGCCATGCTCGACGCGGAGCTGGTTCTCGAGCCCGGCCAGACCGTGCTGCTGCCGACCGGCCTGTCCATCTACATCGGCGACCCGGGCCTCGCCGCGCTGATCCTGCCGCGCTCGGGCCTGGGCCATAAGCACGGCATCGTGCTTGGCAACCTGGTCGGTCTGATCGACTCCGACTACCAGGGCGAGCTGATGGTGTCGTGCTGGAACCGCGGGCAAACGCCATTCACCATCGCCATCGGCGAGCGCATCGCCCAGCTGGTGCTGGTGCCGGTGGTGCAGGCGCACTTCGAGCTGGTCGAGGAATTCGACGAAAGCCAGCGCGGCGCCGGTGGCTTCGGCCACTCCGGCAGCCACTGA
- the algC gene encoding phosphomannomutase/phosphoglucomutase, which translates to MANAPQTPPKLPGSIFRAYDIRGVVGDTLTEEAAYWIGRAIGSESLAKGEPNVAVGRDGRLSGPQLVQQLIQGLLDCGCQVTDIGMVPTPVLYFATHVLEGKSGVMLTGSHNPPDYNGFKIVIAGDTQANEQIQALKTRIDNNDLASGTGSVEQLDILDRYFKQIRDDIALAKPMKVVVDCGNGVAGVIAPRLIEALGCSVIPLFCDVDGNFPNHHPDPGKPENLVDLIARVKAEGADLGLAFDGDGDRVGVVTNKGEMVFPDRLMMLFAKDVVSRNPGADIIYDVKCTRRLGALISGYGGRPVMWKTGHSLIKKKMKETGALLAGEMSGHIFFKERWFGFDDGIYSAARLLEILSQDKRDAEHVFSAFPSDISTPEINITVTDENKFRLIDSLQRDGVWGEANLTTLDGVRVDYPKGWGLVRASNTTPVLVLRFEAETEDELSRIKEVFRAQLYTVAPELNLPF; encoded by the coding sequence ATGGCTAACGCCCCACAGACCCCCCCTAAACTTCCCGGCAGCATCTTCCGCGCCTACGACATCCGTGGCGTGGTCGGCGACACGTTGACCGAAGAGGCCGCCTACTGGATCGGCCGGGCGATCGGCTCGGAAAGCCTCGCCAAGGGCGAGCCGAATGTCGCGGTCGGCCGCGACGGCCGCCTGTCCGGCCCGCAACTGGTGCAGCAACTAATCCAGGGCCTGCTCGACTGCGGTTGCCAGGTTACCGACATCGGCATGGTGCCGACCCCGGTGCTGTACTTCGCGACCCACGTGCTGGAAGGCAAATCCGGCGTAATGCTCACCGGCAGCCACAATCCACCGGACTACAACGGCTTCAAGATCGTCATCGCCGGTGACACCCAGGCCAACGAGCAGATCCAGGCGCTGAAGACCCGCATCGACAACAACGACCTGGCCAGCGGCACCGGCAGCGTCGAACAGCTCGACATCCTCGACCGCTACTTCAAGCAGATCCGCGACGACATCGCCCTGGCTAAACCGATGAAGGTGGTGGTCGACTGCGGCAACGGCGTCGCCGGCGTCATCGCCCCGCGCCTGATCGAGGCGCTGGGCTGCAGCGTGATCCCGCTGTTCTGCGACGTCGACGGCAACTTCCCCAACCACCACCCGGACCCGGGTAAACCGGAGAACCTGGTCGACCTGATCGCCCGCGTGAAAGCCGAAGGCGCCGACCTGGGCCTGGCCTTCGACGGCGACGGCGACCGTGTCGGCGTGGTGACCAACAAGGGCGAGATGGTCTTCCCGGACCGCCTGATGATGCTGTTCGCCAAGGACGTGGTCTCGCGCAACCCGGGCGCGGACATTATCTACGACGTCAAATGCACCCGCCGCCTCGGCGCGCTGATCAGTGGCTACGGCGGCCGCCCGGTGATGTGGAAAACCGGCCACTCACTGATCAAGAAAAAAATGAAGGAAACCGGCGCGCTGCTCGCTGGCGAGATGAGCGGCCACATCTTCTTCAAGGAGCGCTGGTTCGGTTTCGACGACGGCATCTACAGCGCCGCCCGCCTGCTGGAGATCCTCAGCCAGGACAAGCGCGACGCCGAGCACGTGTTCTCCGCCTTCCCGAGTGACATTTCCACACCGGAAATCAACATCACCGTGACCGATGAGAACAAGTTCCGCCTGATCGACAGCCTGCAGCGCGATGGTGTCTGGGGTGAGGCCAACCTGACCACCCTGGACGGCGTGCGCGTCGACTATCCAAAGGGCTGGGGCCTGGTTCGCGCCTCCAACACCACACCGGTGCTGGTGCTGCGCTTCGAAGCGGAGACCGAGGACGAGCTGTCGCGCATCAAGGAAGTGTTCCGCGCCCAGCTGTACACCGTCGCCCCTGAACTCAACCTGCCGTTCTGA
- the argB gene encoding acetylglutamate kinase yields MTLNRDAATQVARVLSEALPYIRRFVGKTLVIKYGGNAMESEELKEGFARDIVLMKAVGINPVVVHGGGPQIGDLLKRLSIESHFIDGMRVTDTATMDVVEMVLGGQVNKSIVNLINRHGGSAIGLTGKDAELIRAKKLTVSRQTPEMTQPEIIDIGHVGEVVGVNTDLLNMLVRGDFIPVIAPIGVGADGESYNINADLVAGKVAEALKAEKLMLLTNIAGLMNKQGEVLTGLTTEQVDELIADGTIYGGMLPKIRCALEAVQGGVTSAHIIDGRVPNAVLLEIFTDSGVGTLISNRKRHL; encoded by the coding sequence ATGACCCTGAACCGTGATGCCGCCACCCAAGTCGCCCGCGTACTGTCCGAGGCGCTGCCTTATATCCGTCGCTTCGTCGGCAAGACGCTGGTCATCAAATATGGCGGCAACGCCATGGAGAGCGAAGAGCTGAAAGAGGGCTTCGCCCGCGATATCGTGCTGATGAAGGCGGTTGGCATCAATCCGGTGGTCGTACACGGCGGCGGCCCGCAGATCGGTGACCTGCTCAAGCGCCTGTCCATCGAGAGCCACTTCATCGACGGCATGCGCGTCACCGACACGGCCACCATGGACGTGGTGGAAATGGTCCTAGGCGGCCAGGTCAACAAGAGCATCGTCAACCTGATCAACCGCCACGGCGGCAGTGCCATTGGCCTGACCGGCAAGGACGCCGAGCTGATCCGGGCGAAGAAGCTCACCGTCAGCCGGCAGACCCCGGAGATGACCCAGCCGGAAATCATCGACATCGGCCACGTCGGCGAAGTGGTCGGGGTGAATACCGACCTGCTGAACATGCTGGTGCGTGGCGACTTCATTCCGGTGATCGCGCCGATTGGCGTCGGCGCGGACGGCGAGTCCTACAACATCAACGCCGACCTGGTGGCCGGCAAGGTGGCCGAAGCGCTGAAAGCGGAAAAGCTGATGTTGCTGACCAACATCGCCGGCCTGATGAACAAGCAGGGCGAAGTGCTGACCGGGCTGACCACCGAGCAGGTCGACGAATTGATCGCCGACGGCACCATCTACGGCGGTATGCTGCCGAAGATCCGCTGCGCCCTCGAAGCGGTGCAGGGCGGCGTGACCAGTGCGCACATCATCGACGGGCGTGTGCCGAATGCGGTGTTGCTGGAAATCTTCACCGACAGCGGCGTGGGTACGCTGATCAGCAATCGCAAGCGACATTTGTGA
- a CDS encoding DUF4124 domain-containing protein produces MLKRDAMHWTLTLALCLPLGVSAAELYRYINDKGVVVLDRTGVPPEFIGNGYEVLNDQGRVVQVIPPAPSLEERQRLQAEKARASSDKQLLRLYSSVEDVDRARERKMVELKGVISVAQGNLQSLRTQQGNLQSQAAGLERGGREVPEHLLAQIENLKAEQVGLQKDIQRYQDARKQAEAGFVADRARLQQLLNR; encoded by the coding sequence ATGCTCAAGCGGGACGCGATGCACTGGACATTGACCTTGGCCCTTTGCCTGCCGTTGGGCGTCAGTGCGGCCGAGCTGTATCGCTATATCAACGACAAGGGTGTCGTTGTGCTCGATCGTACCGGTGTGCCGCCGGAGTTCATCGGCAATGGCTATGAAGTGCTCAACGACCAGGGCCGGGTCGTGCAGGTGATACCTCCCGCACCGAGCCTGGAAGAGCGTCAGCGCCTGCAGGCCGAGAAAGCCCGCGCCAGTTCGGACAAGCAGCTGCTGCGTCTGTACAGCAGTGTCGAGGATGTGGATCGTGCCCGCGAGCGCAAGATGGTCGAACTCAAGGGGGTGATCAGCGTGGCGCAGGGCAACCTGCAATCGCTGCGCACTCAGCAGGGCAATCTGCAGAGCCAGGCTGCCGGCTTGGAGCGCGGCGGGCGCGAAGTGCCTGAGCATCTGCTGGCGCAGATCGAGAATCTCAAGGCCGAGCAGGTGGGGTTGCAGAAGGACATCCAGCGTTATCAGGACGCGCGCAAGCAGGCCGAGGCGGGTTTTGTTGCCGATAGAGCTCGCCTGCAGCAATTGCTCAATCGCTAA
- the pyrE gene encoding orotate phosphoribosyltransferase, which produces MQAYQREFIRFAIERGVLRFGEFTLKSGRTSPYFFNAGLFSSGLALAKLGRFYASALVDAGIDFDVLFGPAYKGIPLAAATAVALAEQHERDLPWCFNRKEAKDHGEGGTLVGAPLTGRVMIVDDVITAGTAIREVMQIIQAQGAQAAGVLIALNRQERGTGELSAIQEVEHDYGMPVVSIVSLEQVLDYLAGDAELKKHLPAVEAYRAQYGI; this is translated from the coding sequence ATGCAGGCGTACCAGCGCGAGTTCATCCGTTTTGCCATCGAACGCGGCGTTCTGCGTTTTGGTGAGTTCACCCTCAAGTCCGGACGCACCAGTCCCTACTTCTTCAATGCCGGTCTGTTCAGCAGCGGTTTGGCCTTGGCCAAGCTGGGGCGTTTCTATGCCTCGGCACTGGTCGACGCCGGTATCGACTTCGATGTGCTGTTCGGCCCGGCCTACAAGGGCATTCCGCTGGCGGCGGCCACTGCGGTGGCGCTGGCCGAGCAGCATGAACGCGATCTGCCCTGGTGCTTCAACCGCAAGGAAGCCAAGGATCATGGCGAAGGCGGTACGCTGGTCGGGGCGCCGCTGACCGGGCGCGTGATGATCGTCGACGACGTGATCACTGCTGGCACGGCGATTCGCGAGGTCATGCAGATCATCCAGGCGCAGGGCGCGCAAGCCGCAGGCGTGCTGATCGCCCTGAACCGGCAGGAGCGCGGTACGGGCGAGCTGTCAGCGATCCAGGAGGTCGAACATGACTACGGCATGCCGGTGGTGAGTATTGTTTCGCTGGAGCAGGTGCTGGATTATCTGGCAGGCGATGCTGAACTGAAGAAGCACCTGCCAGCTGTCGAGGCGTATCGCGCGCAGTACGGCATCTAG
- a CDS encoding exodeoxyribonuclease III yields the protein MRIISVNVNGIQGAVERGLLSWLQAQNADVICLQDTRASSLELEDPAFQLDGYFLYACDAEMPAQGGVALYSRLQPKAVIHGLGFEMADRYGRYLQADFDKVSIATVLLPSGQGSDENLNQKFKFIDDFSAYLDKQRRKRREYIYCSSLYVAHQKLDVKNWRDCQQVPGFLAPERAWLDEVIGTMGYVDALREVSREGDQYSWWPDSEQADMLNLGWRFDYQLLTPGMRRSVRNAKLPRQPRFSQHAPLIVDYDWLLSV from the coding sequence ATGCGGATCATCAGTGTCAACGTGAATGGCATTCAGGGTGCAGTCGAGCGCGGTTTGCTCAGCTGGCTGCAAGCCCAGAATGCCGATGTGATCTGCTTGCAAGATACCCGCGCCTCCTCTCTCGAGCTGGAAGACCCGGCTTTTCAGCTTGACGGTTACTTTCTTTACGCCTGCGATGCAGAAATGCCTGCCCAGGGCGGCGTCGCACTGTACTCGCGCTTGCAACCAAAGGCGGTGATCCACGGCCTCGGCTTTGAAATGGCTGATCGCTACGGCCGCTACCTGCAGGCCGACTTCGACAAGGTCAGCATCGCCACCGTCCTGCTGCCATCCGGCCAGGGCAGCGACGAAAACCTCAACCAGAAATTCAAGTTCATCGACGACTTCTCCGCGTACCTGGACAAGCAGCGTCGCAAGCGCCGCGAGTACATCTACTGCAGCTCGCTGTACGTGGCCCACCAGAAGCTCGACGTGAAGAACTGGCGCGACTGCCAGCAGGTGCCGGGTTTCCTAGCGCCGGAGCGCGCCTGGCTGGACGAAGTGATCGGCACCATGGGCTATGTCGACGCGCTACGCGAAGTCAGCCGCGAGGGCGACCAGTACAGCTGGTGGCCGGACAGCGAGCAGGCCGACATGCTCAATCTCGGCTGGCGCTTCGACTACCAGTTGCTCACCCCGGGCATGCGCCGCTCCGTGCGCAACGCCAAGCTGCCACGCCAGCCGCGCTTCTCCCAGCATGCGCCGCTGATCGTCGACTACGACTGGCTGCTCAGCGTCTGA